Proteins from one Nicotiana tabacum cultivar K326 chromosome 23, ASM71507v2, whole genome shotgun sequence genomic window:
- the LOC107816914 gene encoding uncharacterized protein LOC107816914, translating to MDDFTSFGDDFLKILELVLERCKATHLVLNWEKCHFMVKKGIVLCHKLTAHGIEVDRAKVDVHQKLFQHYQAVNFIACKGFQSQPFEIMCDASDVVVGAVLGQRNDKMFRPIYYTSLMLNDSLKLIEIREEFPDEKIFSIVAVSERSSWYANVANFLASGWLPRDLFCDQRRKFQGEMTSILSPCHEEQLEDTIVETVLQQRSNDARVVCEFLRKNIFTRFGTPQVIISDNGSHFVNKQFVALLSKYEATHKIGTPYHAQTSGQVEVANRELKRIPEKMISASRTDWSVKMDEALWAYRTAFKTTIGTSPFKLVYRKSCHLPVEIEHKAYWAMKLLNLDLSLTDEHKLLQMNELEEFKLNAYENAQFLKEKNKEVA from the exons ATGGATGATTTCACTTCGTTTGGTGATGATTTCTTGAAAATTTTGGAGCTCGTACTTGAACGCTGCAAAGCGACTCACCTGGTTCttaactgggagaagtgccacttCATGGTGAAAAAGGGAATTGTCCTGTGCCACAAATTGACTGCACATGGCATTGAAGTTGATAGAGCCAAGGTTGAT GTTCATCAAAAACTTTTCCAGCATTACCAAGCCGTTAATTTCATTGCTTGCAAAGGATTTCAA AGCCAGCCATTTGAGataatgtgtgatgctagtgatgtagttGTGGGGGCAGTTCTGGGGCAAAGAAATGATAAGATGTTTAGGCCCATCTACTATACAAGCTTGATGTTGAATGATTCTCTTAAATTAA TTGAAATAAGGGAAGAGTTCCCTGATGAGAAGATTTTCTCCATTGTTGCGGTCTCCGAAAGGTCGTCTTGGTATGCTAATGTAGCCAATTTTTTGGCTAGTGGATGGTTACCTCGTGACCTCTTTTGTGATCAAAGAAGGAAGtttcaag GAGAGATGACAAGCATTCTGTCCCCTTGCCATGAAGAGCAACTGGAGGACACTATAGTGGAAACCGTACTGCAACAAAG GAGCAATGATGCTCGAGTGGTGTGTGAGTTCCTACGGAAGAACATCTTTACCCGTTTTGGGACACCTCAAGTGATTATCAGTGATAATGGGTCGCACTTTGTGAACAAGCAGTTTGTTGCACTGCTGTCTAAGTATGAGGCCACACACAAAATAGGAACCCCGTACCATGCCCAAACtagtgggcaagttgaagtgGCTAACCGTGAGCTTAAACGAATTCCTGAAAAAATGATTAGTGCTTCTCGCACGGATTGGTCTGTAAAGATGGATGAAGCTCTATGGGCGTATAGAACTGCATTCAAAACAACCATAGGGACTTCACCGTTCAAATTAGTTTATAGGAAATCATGTCACCTAcctgttgagatagaacataaagcttattgggcaatgAAGTTGCTTAATCTTGATCTTAGTCTTACAGATGAACACAAGTTATTACAGATGAACGAATTGGAGGAGTTTAAACTGAACGCGTATGAAAATGCgcaatttttaaaggaaaaaaataaagaggTGGCATGA
- the LOC107816916 gene encoding G-type lectin S-receptor-like serine/threonine-protein kinase SD2-5, which produces MGSWRFFYLVIIFLFFLFVAETCIASVQNIGSLNLGFQGSQMTWIDNDGLILVSNNSKFAFGFNPTKDVTLFLLVVIHVSSSTIVWSANRGSPVRNSDNLMFDETGNAYLQSGGSTIWSTNTAKKGVSVMELIDSGNLVLVGKDGSIIWQSFSHPVDTLLSGQEFTQGMKLVSSPNNNNLSYSLEFKSGDMVISASFQPPQPYWAMGKDNRRTINQVGGGVTSAILDGNSWKIYDQRKVLLWQFIFSDNKDANATWVAALGNDGYITFSILQDGSSAASATRIPQDECSRPASCDPYFVCYSGNKCQCPSALPSCKFRIDSFCNKTKDPVELVDAGDSLGYFALGFVSPTAKTDLNGCKASCLGNCSCAAMFFDSSSGNCFMFDQIGSLQGSANGAGFKSYVKVSTSQGNGDNGGGGKRRLPIIIGIVIFTTFVILGLIYGSIRYQRRKNNKLPDSAKESSEEDNFLEGLSGMPIRFSYRELQNATNNFSIKLGQGGFGSVYQGVLADGTRIAVKKLEGIGQGKKEFRAEVSIIGSIHHLHLVRLRGFCAEGTHRLLAYEYMSNGSLEKWLFKKKEFMLDWDTRFNIAVGTAKGLAYLHEDCDVKIVHCDIKPENVLLDDHFLAKVSDFGLAKLMTREQSHVFTTMRGTRGYLAPEWITNYAISEKSDVFSYGMVLLEIIGGRKNYDPSESSEKSHFPSYAFKMMEEGKLKDLIDRNLKVEEEDERVSTAIKVALWCIQDDMSLRPSMAKVVQMLEGICTVPSPPTAAQMGSRLFSSFLKSLSGDATSSGTSAPSDCNSDAYLSAVRLSGPR; this is translated from the coding sequence atgGGGTCTTGGAGATTTTTCTATTTAGTTATCATCTTTTTGTTTTTCCTATTTGTGGCTGAGACTTGTATAGCTAGTGTTCAGAATATAGGCAGCTTGAATCTTGGGTTTCAAGGGTCTCAAATGACTTGGATAGACAATGATGGGTTAATTCTTGTTTCCAACAATTCCAAATTTGCATTTGGATTTAATCCTACTAAAGATGTTACCTTGTTCCTTCTTGTGGTTATTCATGTCAGTAGCTCAACTATTGTTTGGTCTGCTAATAGAGGCTCCCCGGTTCGAAATTCGGATAATCTTATGTTTGATGAAACTGGAAATGCCTACTTGCAAAGTGGTGGATCAACAATTTGGTCTACTAATACTGCTAAGAAAGGTGTTTCTGTTATGGAATTGATAGACTCTGGGAATTTAGTTTTGGTTGGGAAAGATGGTAGTATTATTTGGCAAAGCTTTAGCCATCCTGTTGATACTCTCTTATCAGGCCAAGAGTTCACTCAAGGAATGAAACTTGTAAGCAGTCCAAACAACAATAACTTGAGCTATTCACTTGAATTTAAGTCAGGGGATATGGTTATTTCTGCAAGTTTTCAGCCTCCACAGCCTTATTGGGCTATGGGGAAAGATAATAGAAGGACCATTAATCAAGTTGGAGGAGGTGTCACTTCTGCAATTCTTGATGGCAATTCTTGGAAAATTTATGATCAAAGGAAAGTGTTGCTTTGGCAGTTCATTTTCTCTGATAATAAAGATGCAAATGCCACTTGGGTGGCTGCTCTTGGAAATGATGGTTATATTACTTTTAGCATTCTTCAAGATGGCTCCAGTGCCGCTTCAGCGACAAGAATTCCACAAGATGAATGTAGCAGGCCAGCATCTTGTGATCCGTATTTCGTTTGTTATAGTGGTAACAAGTGCCAGTGCCCATCAGCACTTCCATCTTGCAAATTTAGGATTGATTCCTTTTGCAACAAAACAAAAGATCCTGTGGAGCTTGTAGATGCTGGGGATAGTCTTGGATATTTTGCACTTGGATTTGTTTCTCCCACTGCTAAAACTGATTTAAATGGTTGCAAAGCCTCTTGCCTAGGAAATTGCTCATGTGCTGCTATGTTCTTTGATAGCAGTTCAGGAAATTGTTTTATGTTTGATCAAATAGGAAGTTTACAAGGTTCGGCTAATGGTGCTGGTTTCAAGTCATATGTTAAAGTTTCAACTAGCCAAGGGAATGGAGATAATGGTGGAGGTGGAAAGAGACGATTACCTATTATCATTGGTATAGTCATTTTTACAACTTTTGTCATTCTTGGCCTAATTTACGGAAGTATCCGTTATCAGAGGAGAAAGAACAACAAGTTGCCGGATTCTGCAAAGGAGAGTTCAGAAGAAGACAATTTCTTGGAAGGTCTATCGGGGATGCCAATTCGTTTTAGCTACAGAGAACTTCAGAATGCAACTAATAACTTCTCAATAAAACTTGGGCAAGGTGGATTTGGTTCAGTTTACCAAGGGGTTCTTGCAGATGGGACTAGAATTGCTGTAAAGAAATTGGAAGGCATTGGTCAGGGAAAGAAAGAATTTCGGGCAGAAGTTAGTATTATAGGCAGCATCCATCATCTTCATCTGGTGAGACTGAGAGGATTTTGTGCTGAAGGAACACACAGGCTCCTGGCTTATGAGTATATGTCCAATGGTTCTTTAGAAAAATGGCTTTTTAAGAAGAAGGAATTCATGTTGGACTGGGATACGAGATTTAATATTGCAGTTGGTACAGCAAAAGGCCTAGCTTACCTCCACGAGGACTGTGatgttaaaattgtgcattgtgaCATTAAACCTGAAAATGTGCTTCTTGATGATCATTTCCTCGCCAAGGTCTCCGATTTTGGCCTGGCTAAGCTGATGACGAGAGAGCAGAGCCATGTTTTCACTACAATGAGGGGTACAAGAGGATATCTCGCGCCAGAATGGATCACAAATTATGCCATATCAGAAAAGAGTGATGTTTTTAGTTATGGGATGGTTTTGCTTGAGATAATTGGAGGTCGGAAGAATTATGATCCTTCAGAAAGTTCGGAGAAATCCCATTTTCCCTCGTATGCATTTAAGATGATGGAAGAGGGGAAATTGAAAGACCTTATCGATAGGAACTTGAAAGTTGAAGAAGAGGATGAGAGGGTCTCCACAGCAATTAAAGTAGCTTTGTGGTGTATACAGGATGACATGTCCCTTAGGCCGTCGATGGCTAAGGTTGTGCAAATGCTGGAAGGTATCTGCACTGTCCCTTCACCACCAACTGCTGCTCAAATGGGGTCACGGCTTTTCTCAAGTTTCCTGAAATCACTAAGTGGGGATGCTACTTCATCCGGCACCTCTGCGCCATCAGATTGCAACAGTGATGCTTATCTTTCTGCTGTTCGGCTCTCGGGTCCAAGATAG